The following are encoded together in the Montipora foliosa isolate CH-2021 chromosome 12, ASM3666993v2, whole genome shotgun sequence genome:
- the LOC137980387 gene encoding lactadherin-like produces the protein MKFAVISLLIYLVLRSEFASSCTATYSVQGQVLRHHTIKTETADKIEDCIWRCMAYPGCKSSNFYRVDKRCELNDKTHASHPEDMTRELYTNYMINTLRSIPCKTQLDCGMDLICTPFLICEECRSHPLGMESRAIPDSAVTASSTWGAAHEPWQARLNNAKNSQSTGSWSAGTFAVGQWLQIDLGKETVVTKIATQGRPSYAHLQWVSSYKILLSLDGTNWNAYRSDGSEKVFTGNSDIGTIVSHKLVPRITSRYVRFYAMSWHISISMRVELYGCVINGP, from the exons ATGAAATTTGCCGTGATATCTCTACTCATCTACTTGGTGTTGAGGTCAGAATTTGCGAGTTCTTGCACAGCAACTTACTCCGTGCAGGGACAAGTTCTTCGACACCACACCATCAAGACAGAGACCGCAGACAAAATAGAAGATTGTATCTGGCGTTGCATGGCATATCCCGGATGTAAAAGCAGCAACTTTTATCGCGTGGACAAAAGATGTGAACTGAATGACAAGACGCATGCGTCTCACCCAGAAGACATGACACGTGAGCTTTATACAAACTACATGATAAACACTCTCCGATCTATACCTTGCAAAACTCAGCTCGATTGTGGTATGGATTTGATATGCACACCGTTCCTGATTTGCGAAG AATGCCGCAGTCATCCGCTTGGAATGGAAAGTAGGGCAATACCGGACTCAGCGGTGACGGCTTCTTCAACATGGGGAGCCGCACATGAACCCTGGCAAGCCAGGCTCAACAATGCGAAAAACAGTCAAAGTACTGGCTCTTGGTCGGCAGGAACATTTGCCGTTGGACAGTGGTTGCAAATTGACCTTGGCAAGGAGACAGTAgtgacaaaaatagcaacacaGGGGAGGCCTAGTTATGCTCATCTTCAGTGGGTATCTTCTTACAAAATTCTGTTGAGCTTGGACGGAACAAACTGGAATGCGTATCGAAGCGATGGTTCTGAAAAG gTTTTTACGGGAAATTCAGACATTGGAACAATTGTCTCGCACAAGTTGGTGCCAAGAATTACGAGCAGATATGTTCGCTTTTATGCAATGTCGTGGCATATCAGCATATCCATGAGAGTTGAGCTGTATGGCTGTGTTATTAACGGACCATAA